Proteins found in one Neodiprion lecontei isolate iyNeoLeco1 chromosome 6, iyNeoLeco1.1, whole genome shotgun sequence genomic segment:
- the LOC107225292 gene encoding apoptosis-stimulating of p53 protein 1 isoform X5, translated as MAARQQREIAQQKRLLEQRETRLAVLRGAQVTTTSFNIMHRIGEPAQQDRLARLRHRLDQQQSKLNRLRLLRSQTDQSRANNATLTSDLDCIRALFNEKEKELSLAVAKVEELTRQLEELRGRHNNGTEHLPTPASAELEKLRRELMYRNKMNEQQNQVVSQQRLALVQRQAEMAAIDARIAQLQGRLQRKRALNQRLSQQLGSNQRVSVNHSNFADSKLEFISNKTRPAGNIAAIEPYSHIPNDDFSLNKNDPKYQTLPYNTKFAVNFKIDDDVNKNKIQHSASASQIGQRSFQQYGHQIAHSQSQSHVQGQSQPLKSPTILNFVHPTNNNIAKNNLSVASASVTNTASTTIVTLTSHTAATIAVAFGTNTNESTKGTTSTTMSTPTSTTTSTTTTNSNNNDTSSNSNCGNHSNSSIGNLTTTNNNNSSNINNNNNNNHNSNKNDNNNSNSNSNGNNNNNTVYSFGDQQNLRIHNQKQHGDGNSCSGTNIVSNVAQSLLHNQNYRSMTFHQKPVSSVAPSFPVKSPIYQTSSTKIHPVMPQTLSLIGHGQLPATQAYNSNGQEHNYFANQRQNFAAINQAHISQGSGISDNIYNNQSQSSSNLLTNGTSLTQCSANLQANYSGNPFAQSQNQTQIHCQQNQQLSPNTNSSNDAQNDNVIKADSVTKIDQNIVKYDNLQSQFDERRESIKPYEQPARHDQTHGKYDHMQIKYEQQQLKFDHSAKYNDNNQLLAKYEHVQSLQQFKQEQSHSIFDNAAGHMLLQNSKFDHHTAKYDHPTKFELSGNKLPDKSYEYERLKYDSDRRLTRGDDKIKPALPPKPNKPNPPPRLIHHEKVEVSSDIADGKALVVVGARVETDEDIPPIPTSEPPESPTDVQSHQIIKARPLALKKASLADQPKLRYSKSNVHVSINRRIEMPPAFLFPETEIPADLMQSDQIELPENSGIKRRPESAEKVDQLEQPNNERPTEECDIVDALNVLNADERQPLQGGGEKLASKGTGNNNNDMVDRGRTDSDQHQDCSKADVIRRKKGNLKSTTGKANVSRRVSFDPLALLLDASLEGELELVKKTAKEVANPSSANDEGITALHNAICAGHLEIVKFLVEFGCDVNAQDSDGWTPLHCAASCNNLSMVRFLVEHGACIFATTLSDHETAAEKCEEDEEGFDGCSEYLYSVQEKLGIMNNGQVYAVFDYDAQHSDELSLKNGDSLVVVRKGDDNEREWWWSKLAHREGYVPRNLLGLYARVQPAKMD; from the exons ATGGCGGCCAGGCAACAGAGGGAGATCGCCCAGCAGAAGCGACTCTTGGAGCAGAGGGAAACTCGCCTAGCCGTGCTCCGGGGCGCACAGGTTACAACCACGTCCTTCAATATTATGCACAGAATTGGG GAGCCAGCACAGCAGGACAGACTGGCAAGGTTGAGGCATCGTCTAGATCAACAACAGAGCAAGCTCAATCGCCTCAGGCTTCTGAGATCGCAGACTGATCAGTCAAGAGCGAACAATGCCACGCTCA CGTCCGACCTCGACTGCATCAGAGCGCTTTTcaatgagaaggaaaaagaactGTCGTTAGCGGTAGCCAAAGTGGAAGAGTTGACCCGGCAACTGGAGGAATTGAGGGGTCGACACAACAATGGGACCGAACATCTACCAACTCCCGCGAGCGCGGAACTTGAAAAACTGCGTAGAGAACTCATG TACCGTAACAAAATGAACGAACAGCAAAACCAAGTTGTGTCCCAGCAAAGGTTGGCTTTGGTTCAACGCCAGGCGGAAATGGCAGCCATAGATGCAAGGATAGCACAACTCCAGGGCCGGCTCCAGCGTAAAAGAGCACTGAACCAACGATTGAGTCAACAATTAGGATCAAATCAACGCGTCAGTGTGAATCACTCAAACTTTGCCGATTCAAAACTTGAGTTTATTAGCAACAAAACGAGGCCGGCAGGTAACATTGCTGCCATAGAGCCATACTCGCACATAcctaatgatgatttttcattgaacAAGAATGATCCGAAGTACCAAACATTGCCGTATAATACAAAGTTTGCCGTCAACTTCAAAATTGACGATGACgttaataaaaacaaaatacaacaCAGCGCGAGCGCATCGCAGATAGGCCAAAGGTCGTTTCAGCAATACGGACATCAGATTGCCCACAGTCAATCGCAATCCCACGTCCAAGGCCAATCCCAGCCGCTGAAGTCACCGACGATCCTCAACTTTGTGCATCCAACGAACAATAACATAGCCAAAAACAACTTGAGCGTCGCCAGCGCGAGCGTTACCAACACCGCATCAACCACTATCGTCACTCTTACCTCTCATACTGCTGCAACTATCGCGGTCGCTTTTGGCACTAACACTAACGAAAGTACGAAAGGTACTACCTCCACCACCATGAGCACCCCCACTAGTACCACCACCAGCACCACCACTACCAACAGCAACAATAACGACACAAGCAGCAACAGTAACTGCGGTAATCATAGCAATAGCAGCATCGGCAACCTTACTAccacaaataataataacagcagcaacatcaacaacaataacaacaataaccaCAACAGCAACAAAAACGACAATAACAACAGTAACAGCAACAGCAAtggcaacaacaacaacaacaccgTCTACAGTTTTGGTGATCAACAAAACTTGAGGATTCATAATCAAAAACAACACGGTGATGGCAACTCCTGCTCCGGTACAAATATTGTCAGCAACGTCGCACAATCTCTTTTGCACAATCAGAACTACAGATCTATGACGTTTCATCAGAAGCCCGTATCTAGCGTGGCACCCAGTTTTCCGGTAAAATCGCCTATTTATCAGACATCTTCGACAAAGATTCATCCCGTAATGCCACAGACATTGAGCTTGATAGGCCACGGACAATTACCAGCCACGCAAGCTTACAACTCAAATGGCCAAGAGCACAACTATTTCGCGAACCAAAGACAAAACTTCGCAGCCATCAATCAAGCGCATATATCTCAAGGTAGTGGAATCAGCGataacatatataataatcaatCACAAAGTTCATCAAATCTTTTGACGAACGGAACAAGTCTTACACAATGCTCGGCGAATTTACAAGCCAACTACTCCGGAAATCCCTTCGCTCAAAGTCAGAATCAAACTCAAATTCACTGTCAGCAGAACCAGCAATTATCGCCAAACACGAATTCTAGTAATGATGCGCAAAACGACAACGTGATCAAGGCAGATTCCGTAACGAAGATTGACCAAAATATAGTCAAGTACGATAATTTACAATCCCAGTTTGACGAGCGGCGAGAATCGATAAAACCTTACGAACAACCGGCAAGGCATGATCAAACCCATGGTAAATACGACCATatgcaaataaaatatgaGCAGCAACAATTAAAATTTGATCACTCCGCAAAGTATAATGACAACAATCAACTCTTGGCCAAGTATGAACATGTACAATCATTGCAACAATTCAAACAGGAACAAAGTCATTCAATATTTGATAACGCAGCTGGACATATGTTGCTTCAGAACTCAAAGTTCGACCACCACACGGCAAAGTATGACCACCCTACCAAATTCGAACTTTCCGGAAATAAATTACCGGATAAATCATACGAGTACGAACGACTGAAGTATGACTCTGACCGGAGGCTCACAAGGGGGGATGATAAGATCAAGCCTGCTCTACCACCGAAACCTAACAAACCCAACCCTCCGCCCAGATTGATTCACCACGAGAAAGTCGAAGTCAGTTCCGATATCGCCGATGGAAAGGCCTTGGTTGTCGTTGGGGCGAG GGTGGAAACAGACGAAGACATTCCTCCAATCCCAACCTCGGAACCCCCGGAATCACCTACGGACGTCCAGAGTCATCAAATAATCAAGGCGCGACCGTTGGCGCTGAAGAAGGCTTCCCTCGCCGACCAACCCAAGCTCAGATACTCAAAGTCAAATGTACACGTATCTATAAACAGACGTATTGAGATGCCCCCCGCATTCCTTTTTCCTGAAACGGAAATACCTGCGGATCTCATGCAAAGTGATCAGATTGAATTGCCGGAAAACAGTGGGATTAAACGAAGACCCGAGTCCGCGGAAAAAGTGGATCAATTAGAACAGCCGAACAATGAGCGACCGACGGAGGAATGTGACATCGTCGATGCGTTGAACGTCCTGAATGCCGACGAGAGACAACCGTTGCAAGGCGGTGGCGAGAAACTCGCGTCCAAGGGTACCggtaacaacaacaacgacatgGTCGATCGCGGCAGGACGGACAGTGACCAACATCAAGACTGCTCCAAAGCTGACGTGATAAGGAGGAAAAAGGGTAATCTCAAATCTACGACGGGAAAAGCTAACGTCTCACGCAGGGTATCGTTTGATCCTCTTGCCTTGTTATTGGATGCCAGTCTCGAGGGTGAATTGGAATTAGTGAAGAAGACAGCGAAGGAGGTCGCAAACCCGAGCTCCGCAAATGACGAGGGTATAACCGCTCTCCACAATGCAATATGCGCGGGACATTTGGAGATCGTCAAGTTTCTCGTAGAGTTCGGCTGCGACGTAAACGCGCAAGATAGCGATGGATG GACACCGCTGCATTGCGCAGCCAGCTGCAATAATCTGTCGATGGTAAGATTTCTGGTTGAGCACGGAGCATGCATATTTGCTACGACGCTCTCTGACCACGAGACCGCTGCCGAAAAGTGTGAGGAAGATGAAGAGGGTTTTGACGGCTGCTCTGAATACTTATACA GCGTGCAAGAGAAACTGGGCATAATGAACAACGGACAGGTGTATGCGGTATTCGATTATGATGCGCAGCACAGCGACGAGCTTTCCTTGAAAAATGGCGACTCCCTGGTTGTGGTCAGGAAAGGTGACGACAACGAGCGAGAATGGTGGTGGAGCAAGCTCGCGCACCGCGAGGGATACGTGCCACGAAATTTACTCGGG CTCTACGCACGAGTCCAACCGGCGAAGATGGACTAG